A genomic segment from Takifugu rubripes chromosome 20, fTakRub1.2, whole genome shotgun sequence encodes:
- the LOC101075762 gene encoding histamine H3 receptor, with product MGAYMLESNSSGNLTPTVSEAGTVLPGYLSVILSVLMVTLVVVVVAGNALVIVAFMVDKTLRNQSNYFFLNLAISDFLVGAFCIPVYIPYSLTGRWMLGKGLCKVWLVMDYLLCSASVFNIVLISYDRFLSVTRAVKYRVQRNMTRRAVLKMVAVWVLAFLLYGPAIIFWESVVGRSIVPPHECYAEFYFTWYFLLSASTFEFFTPFVSVAFFNLSIYLNIHRRNKDGGASAEDEAREQGVSKKPRDAGVWTVFFMKTRKVSCSEPTAISAVIEDDDPPSLPSSRDPNSSQLFIHRENSSPHGKNSRLFQHTAAGAVPDRRAQRYRLSRDKKIAKSLAIIVCIFGICWAPYTLLMIIRAACSGTCVADYWYEITFWLLWLNSAINPFLYPLCHSSFRRAFSKILCPKRQSVQPQIEAQSC from the exons ATGGGCGCGTACATGCTGGAGTCCAACTCCAGCGGCAACTTGACTCCGACGGTGTCTGAGGCTGGGACTGTCCTCCCTGGCTACCTGTCGGTGATCTTATCGGTCCTCATGGTGACGCTGGTGGTGGTCGTGGTGGCTGGAAACGCGCTGGTCATCGTGGCTTTCATGGTGGACAAAACACTGAGAAATCAGAGCAACTACTTCTTCCTTAATCTGGCCATTTCTGATTTTCTCGTAG gtgCTTTCTGCATCCCGGTGTACATCCCGTACAGCCTGACAGGCCGCTGGATGCTGGGTAAGGGTCTCTGCAAGGTGTGGCTGGTCATGGActacctgctctgctctgcgtCAGTCTTCAACATTGTCCTTATTAGTTACGACCGCTTCCTGTCAGTGACCAGAGCC GTTAAATACCGAGTGCAGAGGAACATGACCCGCCGTGCTGTGCTTAAGATGGTCGCCGTCTGGGTGCTGGCCTTCCTCCTTTATGGCCCCGCCATCATCTTCTGGGAGTCTGTGGTGGGCCGGAGCATTGTCCCACCACACGAGTGCTACGCCGAGTTTTATTTCACCTGGTACTTCCTGCTGAGTGCGTCTACCTTTGAATTCTTCACGCCCTTTGTGTCTGTGGCCTTCTTCAACCTGAGCATTTACCTGAACATCCATCGCAGGAATAAAGACGGGGGCGCCTCTGCTGAGGATGAGGCCCGGGAGCAGGGCGTCAGTAAAAAGCCCAGAGACGCTGGAGTCTGGACTGTGTTTTTCATGAAGACACGGAAGGTGTCGTGCAGCGAGCCCACTGCTATCTCCGCCGTAATCGAGGACGACGATCCCCCGTCCCTGCCCTCCAGCAGGGATCCAAACTCCAGCCAGCTCTTTATTCACAGGGAGAACTCGTCTCCCCATGGGAAAAACTCCAGGCTGTTCCAGCACACGGCCGCCGGCGCGGTGCCCGACCGCCGCGCGCAGAGATATCGTCTGTCCAGGGACAAAAAGATCGCCAAGTCTTTAGCCATCATCGTGTGTATCTTTGGGATCTGCTGGGCCCCCTACACCCTCCTGATGATCATCCGCGCCGCCTGCAGCGGCACCTGCGTGGCCGACTACTGGTACGAGATAACCTTCTGGCTCCTGTGGCTGAACTCCGCCATCAACCCCTTCCTGTACCCGCTGTGCCACAGCAGCTTCCGGAGGGCTTTCTCCAAGATACTGTGTCCCAAGAGACAATCAGTCCAGCCTCAGATCGAGGCCCAGTCGTGTTAG